From the genome of Brachyhypopomus gauderio isolate BG-103 chromosome 20, BGAUD_0.2, whole genome shotgun sequence, one region includes:
- the rims1b gene encoding regulating synaptic membrane exocytosis 1b isoform X5: MSASVGPQGGPRPPTAPASMPDIPDLSHLTEEERTIIMAVMARQKEEEEKEQAMLKTLHQQFESYKKQVERIGVETKQPQTSHKDDAPTCGICHKTKFADGCGHLCSYCQTKFCARCGGRVALRSNNVMWVCNLCRKQQEILIKSGEWFSSGPRPRPLSLGAPATRPEADVERKPRPRSQIPVVTNFSAPNDPQAPSSGPAERVRAAGTMPASRARSEPPREKRRPVSLHEQNGKVVIRGDRRLGPGRQPSQAAEDQAPGGRWDARRLEKGHSHEYIHHKNDPAHSDQRRRQEEEERERQRREEEYQTRYRSDPNLARYPVKPQKEEQEMRMHAKVSKMRQERHHSDLAINEVGLAQDGGDAPGNRLGRRSAAGEDGKTLLENHRAYSIDRTVGGSGSGGHGHLHKPRMGPTGPPDLRDGQDWSSKGHLEPKSVTLLHKTKREKAAESFRKDSSLSSDQSECLRPPPPRAYRPKRGLNKRQMSISSSEEEGGSTPEYTSCEDVEIESMSEKGEWDCHPLDPTVWHHPVTWQPSKEGDHLIGRITLSKRSAMPQEAGSLLGLKVVGGKMTETGRLGAFITKVKKGSLADVVGHLRAGDEVLQWNGKALPGATKKEVYNIILESQSAPQVEIVVSRPIGDTPRIPEKSHPPLESTGSSSIDESQKMDRPSISVMSPTSPGILRDLPQVLPGQLSVKLWYDKVGHQLIVNVLQAIDLPTRPDGRPRNAYVKMYFLPDRSDKSKRRTKTVKKSTEPKWNQTFLYSHVHRRDFRERMLEITVWDQPRAQEEESDFLGEILIELETALLDDQAHWYKLQSHDVSSLPLPQPSPCLPRRHVHGDSPSKKLQRSHRIIETDYDDAITIVSQAAERSSRERERSSTLAVPERQAALQHRSRSVSPHREDQCRARSRPAHVPMQRSLDEIHQKQHLSHSPTPYYSSSQEARSGDSDYDYSEESEVLEVHRSIRGGSAECLHTNSDLQPTLDRVRSASTTCLRPDTSFHSSERRSGSLDRPACPKANKKVVARDRIQPTSILRGSRWRTDALLQPFVPSGPAGSCPSSLRSLDRAHLHGGPFSPTGSPLSVRRGRQLPQLPAKSSSVEQALAVEERTRQFSHIRVSPHRPGTVSSAHDQQMELKNKREMYKRSCDNMSARSSDSDMSDVSAISRASSASRLSSGSYMSVQSERPHGHVSRHLRASMGRGMLKSMSGDITGTERTDGSQSDTALGTVGGGAKKRRSSLNARFVAIVGSRRSRSTSQISQTEASNKKSKGSGSIQRSQETGMAVELQRNMSRQPSRESNNGSMASYNSEGSPIFPAVRVETQFSDFLDGLGPAQLVGRQTLATPSVGDIQIGMVNKKGQLEVEVIRARGLVQKPGSKSLPAPYVKVYLLHNGAYVAKKKTKIARKTLDPLYQQTLQFEESPQGKVLQVIVWGDYGRMDHKSFMGVAQILLEELDLASNVIGWYKLFPPSSLVDPTLASLTRRASQSSLDGSPGPGAVRS; encoded by the exons AGTTCGAGAGCTATAAGAAGCAGGTGGAGCGGATTGGGGTGGAGACCAAACAGCCCCAGACCTCCCACAAGGACGATGCCCCCACCTGCGGGATCTGCCACAAGACCAAGTTCGCCGACGGCTGCGGGCACCTCTGCTCCTACTGCCAGACCAAGTTCTGCGCCCGCTGCGGGGGACGGGTGGCTCTGCGCTCCAACAAC GTGATGTGGGTATGCAACCTGTGCAGAAAGCAGCAGGAGATCCTCATTAAGTCGGGGGAATGGTTCTCATCAGGCCCCAGACCCAGGCCACTCAGCCTGGGCGCCCCTGCCACCCGTCCTGAGGCCGACGTGGAGAGGAAGCCACGTCCTAGGTCACAGATCCCTGTCGTCACCAACTTCTCTGCTCCCAACGACCCCCAGGCACCCAGCAGTGGGCCTGCTGAACGGGTCAGGGCAGCGGGCACCATGCCGGCCTCACGAGCCCGCAGTGAACCTCCACGAGAGAA GAGGAGGCCAGTGTCTCTACATGAACAGAATGGCAAGGTTGTCATCCGAGGTGACAGAAGGTTGGGGCCAGGCAGGCAACCTTCTCAGGCTGCAGAAGACCAAGCGCCAGGGGGGAGATGGGATGCCAGACGTCTTGAGAAAGGCCATTCACACGAGTACATCCACCATAAGAATGACCCAGCCCACTCCGACCAGAGGAGGaggcaggaggaagaggagcgggaGCGCCAGCGGCGGGAGGAAGAGTACCAGACGCGCTACCGCAGCGACCCGAACTTGGCGCGCTACCCCGTCAAGCCTCAAAAGGAGGAACAAGAGATGCGCATGCACGCCAAAGTTTCTAAAATGAGGCAGGAGCGTCACCACAGCGACCTGGCCATCAACGAGGTGGGCCTAGCTCAAGATGGAGGCGACGCTCCAGGGAACAGACTGGGTAGGAGATCAGCAGCTGGTGAAGACGGCAAGACACTTTTAGAAAACCACCGGGCTTACTCTATAGACAGGACCGTGGGGGGCAGTGGCAGTGGGGGACATGGACACCTTCACAAGCCTCGCATGGGCCCCACAGGCCCTCCAGACCTCAGGGACGGACAGGACTGGAGCTCCAAGGGCCACCTGGAGCCCAAGTCAGTGACTTTACTGCACAAGACCAAGCGGGAGAAGGCGGCCGAGAGCTTCCGGAAGGACTCCTCCCTCAGCTCTGACCAGTCAGAGTGTCTACGACCCCCTCCTCCGAGGGCTTACAGGCCCAAGCGAGGTCTCAACAAGAGGCAGATGTCCATTAGCAGCTCAGAGGAGGAGGGCGGCTCTACACCCGAGTACACCAGCtgtgaagatgttgagattgaAAGCATGAGCGAGAAAG GTGAATGGGACTGCCATCCTCTGGACCCCACTGTGTGGCAT CATCCAGTCACCTGGCAGCCATCCAAAGAGGGTGATCACCTGATCGGCCGCATCACCCTGAGCAAGCGCTCGGCTATGCCCCAAGAAGCAGGCTCCCTGCTGGGATTAAAG GTGGTTGGCGGGAAAatgacagagacagggagactggGAGCTTTCATCACCAAAGTGAAGAAAGGAAGCCTAGCAGACGTTGTTGGCCACTTACGAGCAG GTGATGAGGTGCTGCAGTGGAATGGGAAGGCATTGCCTGGAGCCACCAAGAAAGAAGTGTACAACATCATTTTAGAGTCACAGTCTGCGCCTCAAGTTGAAATCGTTGTTTCAAGACCAATTGG AGACACACCAAGAATTCCTGAGAAGTCACATCCTCCTCTCGAATCTA CTGGATCCAGTTCTATAGATGAGTCTCAGAAGATGGACCGTCCTTCCATCTCTGTAATGTCCCCAACGAGTCCCGGAATATTGCGAGACCTTCCTCAGGTCCTACCTGGTCAACTTTCT GTGAAATTGTGGTATGACAAGGTTGGCCATCAGCTTATTGTCAACGTCTTACAAGCCATAGACCTGCCCACCCGCCCAGACGGCCGACCACGGAACGCTTACGTTAAAATGTACTTCCTTCCTGACAGGAG TGACAAGAGCAAACGGAGGACTAAGACAGTGAAGAAGAGCACGGAACCCAAGTGGAACCAGACGTTCCTGTACTCACACGTCCACCGCCGGGACTTCAGAGAGCGCATGCTGGAGATCACCGTCTGGGACCAGCCCCGGGCACAAGAGGAGGAAAGTGACTTCcttggagag ATCCTGATCGAGCTGGAGACGGCCCTGCTGGACGACCAGGCACACTGGTACAAGCTGCAGTCCCACGACGTCTCCTCGCTGCCCCTGCCTCAGCCGTCCCCCTGTCTGCCCCGCAGACATGTGCACGGAGACAGCCCCAGCAAGAAGCTCCAGA GATCTCACCGCATCATTGAGACTGATTATGATGATGCAATTACGATAGTCTCCCAAG CGGCAGAGCGGAGctccagggagagggagaggagcagCACCCTGGCGGTGCCTGAGAGGCAGGCGGCTCTACAGCACCGCTCACGTTCCGTCTCACCACACCGGGAGGACCAGTGCAGAGCCCGCTCACGCCCGGCACACGTGCCCATGCAGAG GAGTCTGGATGAAATTCACCAGAAGCAGCACTTGTCCCACTCCCCCACACCCTACTACAGCTCCTCACAGGAAGCACGTTCTGGAGACTCGGACTACGACTACTCTGAGGAGAG TGAGGTTCTGGAGGTGCACAGGTCAATCCGGGGTGGGAGTGCTGAGTGCCTGCACACaaacag TGATCTTCAGCCAACATTGGACCGAGTCAGGAGTGCCAGTACCACCTGCTTGAGGCCAGACACCAGTTTCCACTCTTCTGAAAG GAGGTCAGGCAGTTTGGACAGGCCTGCCTGTCCAAAAGCGAATAAGAAAGTTGTGGCCCGTGACAG GATCCAGCCCACCTCCATCCTGCGGGGCAGCAGGTGGAGGACAGATGCGCTACTCCAACCCTTTGTTCCCAGTGGCCCGGCGGGCTCCTGCCCCAGCTCCCTGCGCTCTCTGGACAG GGCACATCTGCACGGTGGCCCTTTCTCTCCCACGGGGTCTCCCTTGTCTGTACGCAGGGGCAGACAGTTACCCCAGCTCCCTGCGAAGAGCAGCAGTGTAGAGCAAG cTCTAGCTGTAGAGGAGCGGACTCGTCAGTTCAGTCATATCCGAGTCTCCCCTCATCGTCCGGGCACCGTCAGCTCGGCCCACGACCAACAGATGGAGCTGAAGAACAAGAGAGAG ATGTATAAGCGGAGCTGTGACAACATGTCAGCGAGGTCGTCGGACAGCGACATGAGTGACGTGTCGGCCATTTCACGGGCCAGCAGCGCATCCCGTCTCAGCAGTGGCAGCTACATGTCCGTTCAGTCGGAGCGGCCACACGGACACGTCAG CCGGCATTTGCGGGCGTCGATGGGCCGGGGTATGCTGAAGAGCATGAGCGGTGACATCACTGGGACAGAGCGCACGGACGGCAGCCAATCAGACACGGCGCTGGGCACGGTGGGCGGCGGCGCCAAGAAGAGACGTTCCAGCCTGAACGCCCGCTTCGTGGCCATCGTGGGCAGCCGACGCAGCCGCAGCACGTCTCAGATCAGCCAGACAG AGGCGTCCAATAAGAAGTCAAAGGGAAGCGGGTCGATCCAGCGGAGCCAAGAAACGGGGATGGCCGTGGAGCTGCAGCGCAACATGAGCAGACAGCCCAGCCGCGAGTCCAACAACGGCAGCATGGCCAGCTACAACTCTGAGGGAAG TCCGATCTTCCCAGCTGTGAGAGTGGAGACTCAGTTCAGCGACTTCCTGGACGGACTTGGTCCCGCCCAGCTGGTTGGCCGACAAACCTTGGCCACGCCCTCTGTCG GAGACATTCAGATTGGTATGGTGAACAAGAAAGGCCAGCTAGAGGTGGAGGTGATCCGCGCCCGGGGACTGGTTCAGAAACCCGGCTCAAAATCGCTTCCTG CTCCCTATGTTAAGGTGTATCTGCTGCACAACGGGGCATATGTAGCCAAAAAGAAGACCAAGATTGCACGGAAAACACTCGACCCCCTGTATCAGCAAACCCTGCAGTTTGAAGAGAGTCCACAGGGTAAAGTGTTGCAG GTAATTGTCTGGGGAGACTATGGGCGAATGGACCACAAATCGTTCATGGGAGTAGCACAGATCCTATTGGAGGAGCTGGACCTGGCCagcaatgtgattggctggtaCAAACTTTTTCCACCCTCCTCCTTAGTGGACCCTACGCTTGCCTCATTGACTCGACGTGCTTCCCAGTCGTCTCTGGATGGTTCCCCGGGTCCAGGGGCAGTTCGGTCATAG
- the rims1b gene encoding regulating synaptic membrane exocytosis 1b isoform X8, whose amino-acid sequence MSASVGPQGGPRPPTAPASMPDIPDLSHLTEEERTIIMAVMARQKEEEEKEQAMLKTLHQQFESYKKQVERIGVETKQPQTSHKDDAPTCGICHKTKFADGCGHLCSYCQTKFCARCGGRVALRSNNVMWVCNLCRKQQEILIKSGEWFSSGPRPRPLSLGAPATRPEADVERKPRPRSQIPVVTNFSAPNDPQAPSSGPAERVRAAGTMPASRARSEPPREKRRPVSLHEQNGKVVIRGDRRLGPGRQPSQAAEDQAPGGRWDARRLEKGHSHEYIHHKNDPAHSDQRRRQEEEERERQRREEEYQTRYRSDPNLARYPVKPQKEEQEMRMHAKVSKMRQERHHSDLAINEVGLAQDGGDAPGNRLGRRSAAGEDGKTLLENHRAYSIDRTVGGSGSGGHGHLHKPRMGPTGPPDLRDGQDWSSKGHLEPKSVTLLHKTKREKAAESFRKDSSLSSDQSECLRPPPPRAYRPKRGLNKRQMSISSSEEEGGSTPEYTSCEDVEIESMSEKGEWDCHPLDPTVWHHPVTWQPSKEGDHLIGRITLSKRSAMPQEAGSLLGLKVVGGKMTETGRLGAFITKVKKGSLADVVGHLRAGDEVLQWNGKALPGATKKEVYNIILESQSAPQVEIVVSRPIGDTPRIPEKSHPPLESTGSSSIDESQKMDRPSISVMSPTSPGILRDLPQVLPGQLSVKLWYDKVGHQLIVNVLQAIDLPTRPDGRPRNAYVKMYFLPDRSDKSKRRTKTVKKSTEPKWNQTFLYSHVHRRDFRERMLEITVWDQPRAQEEESDFLGEILIELETALLDDQAHWYKLQSHDVSSLPLPQPSPCLPRRHVHGDSPSKKLQTAERSSRERERSSTLAVPERQAALQHRSRSVSPHREDQCRARSRPAHVPMQRSLDEIHQKQHLSHSPTPYYSSSQEARSGDSDYDYSEESEVLEVHRSIRGGSAECLHTNSDLQPTLDRVRSASTTCLRPDTSFHSSERRSGSLDRPACPKANKKVVARDRIQPTSILRGSRWRTDALLQPFVPSGPAGSCPSSLRSLDRAHLHGGPFSPTGSPLSVRRGRQLPQLPAKSSSVEQALAVEERTRQFSHIRVSPHRPGTVSSAHDQQMELKNKREMYKRSCDNMSARSSDSDMSDVSAISRASSASRLSSGSYMSVQSERPHGHVSRHLRASMGRGMLKSMSGDITGTERTDGSQSDTALGTVGGGAKKRRSSLNARFVAIVGSRRSRSTSQISQTEASNKKSKGSGSIQRSQETGMAVELQRNMSRQPSRESNNGSMASYNSEGSPIFPAVRVETQFSDFLDGLGPAQLVGRQTLATPSVGDIQIGMVNKKGQLEVEVIRARGLVQKPGSKSLPAPYVKVYLLHNGAYVAKKKTKIARKTLDPLYQQTLQFEESPQGKVLQVIVWGDYGRMDHKSFMGVAQILLEELDLASNVIGWYKLFPPSSLVDPTLASLTRRASQSSLDGSPGPGAVRS is encoded by the exons AGTTCGAGAGCTATAAGAAGCAGGTGGAGCGGATTGGGGTGGAGACCAAACAGCCCCAGACCTCCCACAAGGACGATGCCCCCACCTGCGGGATCTGCCACAAGACCAAGTTCGCCGACGGCTGCGGGCACCTCTGCTCCTACTGCCAGACCAAGTTCTGCGCCCGCTGCGGGGGACGGGTGGCTCTGCGCTCCAACAAC GTGATGTGGGTATGCAACCTGTGCAGAAAGCAGCAGGAGATCCTCATTAAGTCGGGGGAATGGTTCTCATCAGGCCCCAGACCCAGGCCACTCAGCCTGGGCGCCCCTGCCACCCGTCCTGAGGCCGACGTGGAGAGGAAGCCACGTCCTAGGTCACAGATCCCTGTCGTCACCAACTTCTCTGCTCCCAACGACCCCCAGGCACCCAGCAGTGGGCCTGCTGAACGGGTCAGGGCAGCGGGCACCATGCCGGCCTCACGAGCCCGCAGTGAACCTCCACGAGAGAA GAGGAGGCCAGTGTCTCTACATGAACAGAATGGCAAGGTTGTCATCCGAGGTGACAGAAGGTTGGGGCCAGGCAGGCAACCTTCTCAGGCTGCAGAAGACCAAGCGCCAGGGGGGAGATGGGATGCCAGACGTCTTGAGAAAGGCCATTCACACGAGTACATCCACCATAAGAATGACCCAGCCCACTCCGACCAGAGGAGGaggcaggaggaagaggagcgggaGCGCCAGCGGCGGGAGGAAGAGTACCAGACGCGCTACCGCAGCGACCCGAACTTGGCGCGCTACCCCGTCAAGCCTCAAAAGGAGGAACAAGAGATGCGCATGCACGCCAAAGTTTCTAAAATGAGGCAGGAGCGTCACCACAGCGACCTGGCCATCAACGAGGTGGGCCTAGCTCAAGATGGAGGCGACGCTCCAGGGAACAGACTGGGTAGGAGATCAGCAGCTGGTGAAGACGGCAAGACACTTTTAGAAAACCACCGGGCTTACTCTATAGACAGGACCGTGGGGGGCAGTGGCAGTGGGGGACATGGACACCTTCACAAGCCTCGCATGGGCCCCACAGGCCCTCCAGACCTCAGGGACGGACAGGACTGGAGCTCCAAGGGCCACCTGGAGCCCAAGTCAGTGACTTTACTGCACAAGACCAAGCGGGAGAAGGCGGCCGAGAGCTTCCGGAAGGACTCCTCCCTCAGCTCTGACCAGTCAGAGTGTCTACGACCCCCTCCTCCGAGGGCTTACAGGCCCAAGCGAGGTCTCAACAAGAGGCAGATGTCCATTAGCAGCTCAGAGGAGGAGGGCGGCTCTACACCCGAGTACACCAGCtgtgaagatgttgagattgaAAGCATGAGCGAGAAAG GTGAATGGGACTGCCATCCTCTGGACCCCACTGTGTGGCAT CATCCAGTCACCTGGCAGCCATCCAAAGAGGGTGATCACCTGATCGGCCGCATCACCCTGAGCAAGCGCTCGGCTATGCCCCAAGAAGCAGGCTCCCTGCTGGGATTAAAG GTGGTTGGCGGGAAAatgacagagacagggagactggGAGCTTTCATCACCAAAGTGAAGAAAGGAAGCCTAGCAGACGTTGTTGGCCACTTACGAGCAG GTGATGAGGTGCTGCAGTGGAATGGGAAGGCATTGCCTGGAGCCACCAAGAAAGAAGTGTACAACATCATTTTAGAGTCACAGTCTGCGCCTCAAGTTGAAATCGTTGTTTCAAGACCAATTGG AGACACACCAAGAATTCCTGAGAAGTCACATCCTCCTCTCGAATCTA CTGGATCCAGTTCTATAGATGAGTCTCAGAAGATGGACCGTCCTTCCATCTCTGTAATGTCCCCAACGAGTCCCGGAATATTGCGAGACCTTCCTCAGGTCCTACCTGGTCAACTTTCT GTGAAATTGTGGTATGACAAGGTTGGCCATCAGCTTATTGTCAACGTCTTACAAGCCATAGACCTGCCCACCCGCCCAGACGGCCGACCACGGAACGCTTACGTTAAAATGTACTTCCTTCCTGACAGGAG TGACAAGAGCAAACGGAGGACTAAGACAGTGAAGAAGAGCACGGAACCCAAGTGGAACCAGACGTTCCTGTACTCACACGTCCACCGCCGGGACTTCAGAGAGCGCATGCTGGAGATCACCGTCTGGGACCAGCCCCGGGCACAAGAGGAGGAAAGTGACTTCcttggagag ATCCTGATCGAGCTGGAGACGGCCCTGCTGGACGACCAGGCACACTGGTACAAGCTGCAGTCCCACGACGTCTCCTCGCTGCCCCTGCCTCAGCCGTCCCCCTGTCTGCCCCGCAGACATGTGCACGGAGACAGCCCCAGCAAGAAGCTCCAGA CGGCAGAGCGGAGctccagggagagggagaggagcagCACCCTGGCGGTGCCTGAGAGGCAGGCGGCTCTACAGCACCGCTCACGTTCCGTCTCACCACACCGGGAGGACCAGTGCAGAGCCCGCTCACGCCCGGCACACGTGCCCATGCAGAG GAGTCTGGATGAAATTCACCAGAAGCAGCACTTGTCCCACTCCCCCACACCCTACTACAGCTCCTCACAGGAAGCACGTTCTGGAGACTCGGACTACGACTACTCTGAGGAGAG TGAGGTTCTGGAGGTGCACAGGTCAATCCGGGGTGGGAGTGCTGAGTGCCTGCACACaaacag TGATCTTCAGCCAACATTGGACCGAGTCAGGAGTGCCAGTACCACCTGCTTGAGGCCAGACACCAGTTTCCACTCTTCTGAAAG GAGGTCAGGCAGTTTGGACAGGCCTGCCTGTCCAAAAGCGAATAAGAAAGTTGTGGCCCGTGACAG GATCCAGCCCACCTCCATCCTGCGGGGCAGCAGGTGGAGGACAGATGCGCTACTCCAACCCTTTGTTCCCAGTGGCCCGGCGGGCTCCTGCCCCAGCTCCCTGCGCTCTCTGGACAG GGCACATCTGCACGGTGGCCCTTTCTCTCCCACGGGGTCTCCCTTGTCTGTACGCAGGGGCAGACAGTTACCCCAGCTCCCTGCGAAGAGCAGCAGTGTAGAGCAAG cTCTAGCTGTAGAGGAGCGGACTCGTCAGTTCAGTCATATCCGAGTCTCCCCTCATCGTCCGGGCACCGTCAGCTCGGCCCACGACCAACAGATGGAGCTGAAGAACAAGAGAGAG ATGTATAAGCGGAGCTGTGACAACATGTCAGCGAGGTCGTCGGACAGCGACATGAGTGACGTGTCGGCCATTTCACGGGCCAGCAGCGCATCCCGTCTCAGCAGTGGCAGCTACATGTCCGTTCAGTCGGAGCGGCCACACGGACACGTCAG CCGGCATTTGCGGGCGTCGATGGGCCGGGGTATGCTGAAGAGCATGAGCGGTGACATCACTGGGACAGAGCGCACGGACGGCAGCCAATCAGACACGGCGCTGGGCACGGTGGGCGGCGGCGCCAAGAAGAGACGTTCCAGCCTGAACGCCCGCTTCGTGGCCATCGTGGGCAGCCGACGCAGCCGCAGCACGTCTCAGATCAGCCAGACAG AGGCGTCCAATAAGAAGTCAAAGGGAAGCGGGTCGATCCAGCGGAGCCAAGAAACGGGGATGGCCGTGGAGCTGCAGCGCAACATGAGCAGACAGCCCAGCCGCGAGTCCAACAACGGCAGCATGGCCAGCTACAACTCTGAGGGAAG TCCGATCTTCCCAGCTGTGAGAGTGGAGACTCAGTTCAGCGACTTCCTGGACGGACTTGGTCCCGCCCAGCTGGTTGGCCGACAAACCTTGGCCACGCCCTCTGTCG GAGACATTCAGATTGGTATGGTGAACAAGAAAGGCCAGCTAGAGGTGGAGGTGATCCGCGCCCGGGGACTGGTTCAGAAACCCGGCTCAAAATCGCTTCCTG CTCCCTATGTTAAGGTGTATCTGCTGCACAACGGGGCATATGTAGCCAAAAAGAAGACCAAGATTGCACGGAAAACACTCGACCCCCTGTATCAGCAAACCCTGCAGTTTGAAGAGAGTCCACAGGGTAAAGTGTTGCAG GTAATTGTCTGGGGAGACTATGGGCGAATGGACCACAAATCGTTCATGGGAGTAGCACAGATCCTATTGGAGGAGCTGGACCTGGCCagcaatgtgattggctggtaCAAACTTTTTCCACCCTCCTCCTTAGTGGACCCTACGCTTGCCTCATTGACTCGACGTGCTTCCCAGTCGTCTCTGGATGGTTCCCCGGGTCCAGGGGCAGTTCGGTCATAG